In Tribolium castaneum strain GA2 chromosome 4, icTriCast1.1, whole genome shotgun sequence, one DNA window encodes the following:
- the LOC661669 gene encoding microtubule-associated protein futsch, which translates to MEAVNGVSEGDKGGPPPPSPLTGCYLLIVIGEPHCNEHKDIILQRVAKGLLSWDVNDCLVDLEKELAIITEQALEGEEARYGERLIQFASENLVTEILIHPVVSTLAQCVRNLLSSFTRHRHIIHAGYTFANNGSWVLQDGTFSLADFSEAFQEIEVLRVIRAYENGISLDIHCAPEGDWTRLPKDPFTKGCKVRVNPNDVLTTGSPSISSFINYLEPFLVPAEIESVLESSDVVGNIRFSRPTLYVFPGGQGDAALFGINGFNMLLDGGFSRKACFWDFVRHLDRLDAVLLTRLNNSNVNGISAVLKRKKQNAVYPQIGHFFCNIQERKAILSPDGDKDKDPLLINLLDEGQDIVSNLRHLSLTPQVCYRDSEPINLYHKVGHGTLDMYVLSPAKDSKEVREFLQKWNNNDQKLFANPKVNKDFVFPLQNLVSICALLVWQPANPEDTITRILFPGSSPQNKIFEGLDRLKSLEFIKHPVCSEKSLAPTSIIKTKQSMIERIIQSEKPEKKIPVDNKKPPKPDNIDSELKNGEINGVAPEKGQPVKKSDSTESDKSITKTKKIIENGDKPKPKPKTELKPKARSESQQRKIKNVEKKPSPTTPKKQVNGEPKPKPKASPTATPAKSAKDENNRKVVESKIKSAPKREPPPKPPVEKKEPKTERKPISRRPKDISKLSASPQKKVNGVQKPDSISRKGKLDKEGTTDSSTVSTPSADQDSILKKDISKLTTDELQNLKAQELADLQEEQEAVKEIEAVFRKSELQEEKSSDFRKVKDISLDDKLESEEYLIIEKTEIVPEVADANKEEETQKIARDSEESEKQRSGEKDVEIEEKRTEIQDEVQKIITSASDIVKAKEETIEASKEASVTSPEDKIDVSTDKKDNDNENKEVAQESQPDEKGSANIESGATTTAPTLPEDERMPLDEIKEDNGDQIIEEKHVKEDTKEKDVPEIKLPPKTLDSAPKLPPVVGIRLDKQSHIRDIVKTPDEVADLPVHEEVEFDHFDEYGADGKQDSDEGKKEEKDGKPDSEKKVEDDKKTNEAVDKEKTDVDNKKEAETKDDKANVISEDLNKKELSKSPDEEKDTDEHELEQKKEEEKEKVPPPVVTEVKKDEKIKKEEKPVENKKQLDKRKDETKPEEKDELQKLPEVPKHDVVVDKPSEKEKLKEDVTTIHKIDEKLQQLKSDAVETVETEVKKTEEKIVQPAKEEVQTVKEDVKMIEKLDEKLQKLKDEVEEQHIKAVSEVITHTVEEPQHAEPVIITTDSLPESPMTEDHKILEDKLALGQKSPKEREEDVAKIVASVAEVLKSDAPLEEFEGKIPFTIPYKTYTTELRETHITTVESPVTDEAKTIKSEPICPKTSSSYFIEEERKIAPIHEEQEIQETKVSKMIKDSNELMEATSKIISDIKQAQPKDEEIKEEQDADAGTVHRMLVTASSEDGGEEIEICPPGTITFSRSSESSGRSSPDVQSQKQSQKSSIADTFSDGTVIIKSVQDANKLIKDEIKDIKDFQSVIDKPDNGSDSKDVVVDKTKDEPITEKKETKLDEKVEQTVTKSETDVLESTKQAHESIETKPKEVPEEKATEKNEILDIKENATQEILGKDDIKNDITKIEDSKIKPNDEKDKLEESAKILKEEIKEVAEEIKHEADKAYDTAAEKIKTVKEDVESKVENVVKEVEETKSFLGGIIGDIGKSLVNDATKVIDTIHKEIDDVKDSTKTKVEEMKEDLTTKKDAVEHVVKDIKETTAKETVGVLETAKDEAKVVEEKLVEKKKELLEAAKDLEDAIVQNAGDVVEKSKTEIKETKESVEGKIQDVKETLIEQKATAIGVISDVEAKISKDVEAKVSEAKKELEDVKDKVSAEIKEVSKQAEQKTESVKQEIEEAKTETKELIDESKKVLEETKDKIAAKAESQIKDLETKVESVLNDLETKQDEIKENLAETKKEVEETFAEKKDTVMGKLEQLDKDITKVGTDLKDTVCTVSEAPFAAASDKKEENKYDLYNGLESVEKMVVDVLTADREKPSTDDKQGESIAHKIESEIESIVEKGVSEVKEFVEETKEAVTSIFKHDSEEKEEVLEKAAGDIERKYEVVADMAKSVIFEKCDKTPEEEHQKQEEFLEKAAKNIEDEFKTVSDMSQSIVFEKYKPLNEEEREEKILEKAAKGIEEDYNAVTDMAQSIVFEKYQPLTEEAREEKVLEKVAHDIEDNFSKVSQMSQSVVFEKCEPSSKDEKESKSDKQDDKKASEETTKLSGKVSPALSKESSGKSTPDVKHSELMKADQESKSDKTEGEKIVQQENQLSGKASPALSSDLAKESSGKSTPDIKDSQPMKTDQEKQVSGKASPALSSDLAKESSGKSTPDIKDSELMKVDHDSLLSGKSSPGLSGKSSPVLSGGLSPGRAESKDSLLSGKSTPEQMKPVDKELSGKSSPALTTDGKDKLEKTTISTAGSGKSSPETKIEEKAKEPELKDVEKKIKEEKTDLKIAEEAKSSNIPEKKTETEKDQKLEPELKTTLGVQETEKKASVSDIQITLKASEESSSEKISDVSKTDSPEDPKQPDDKTENKDVDSIDSGIGTDVDGKSKKTEEVPKPIEPKTTESPSKTTKEESIAGPSTTSLTPAKTSTEELHLSGKSTPDIAEVERMKEIQETLKHEKHIPGSSTPPTVPVSPNVKEISPQPEATKTPIKSSITQIKDSELRSCTPGSDDFEIGASTYSDISSGQVSRAPNLLESERIESDEDDDVPGSPMSVTSQVAHSRSSSRYDFEDERIGTKLDPMNTSFYGALPDENEPELEFEKAMVEHRQTRGEDLVGEDSSSYLYEITKAKFSSTPEPQTQTQLDQINKNGASDVMTASFMGDLPSESKKDAFDSWGKPLGLPSPAPPNDNRGTPKKERKLPLNVSAKNKLNDDKKRSESPSKYRNKKFNPVYVDLTYVPHHGNAYYSYVDFFKRVRARYYVFSGIEPSREVYNALLEAKQTWEDKELEVTIIPTYDTDILGYWVAENEELLTKYKIDLSPSASRCTINLQDHETSCSAYRLEF; encoded by the exons GATTACTGTCTTGGGACGTAAACGACTGCCTCGTCGATCTAGAAAAGGAGTTAGCTATAATAACCGAACAAGCTCTCGAAGGAGAGGAAGCCAGATATG GCGAGCGCCTCATCCAGTTTGCATCCGAAAATTTGGTGACGGAAATTCTGATTCACCCGGTGGTGAGCACATTGGCGCAATGCGTGAGGAACTTGCTAAGTAGTTTCACACGACATCGCCACATTATTCACGCCGGATATACGTTTGCAAATAACGGTTCTTGGGTATTGCAG GACGGTACGTTTTCCTTGGCCGACTTTTCCGAGGCTTTTCAGGAGATCGAAGTGCTGCGAGTGATACGTGCCTATGAGAACGGCATTTCTCTCGACATCCACTGTGCCCCAGAAGGTGATTGGACTCGGTTGCCTAAAGATCCGTTTACGAAAGGGTGCAAAGTTCGTGTGAACCCTAATGACGTCCTTACGACGGGATCGCCATCCATCAGCagctttattaattatttagaaCCGTTCCTTGTTCCTGCTGAGATAGAGAGCGTTTTGGAAAGTTCGGATGTCGTTGGGAATATTCGGTTTTCGCGTCCTACGCTCTATGTTTTTCCTGGGGGACAGGGCGATGCTGCTTTGTTCGGAATCAACGGCTTCAACATGCTCCTAGATGGAGGCTTCTCGAGGAAGGCCTGTTTTTGGGATTTCGTCAGACATCTGGATAGATTAGATGCTGTGTTACTCACGAGACTGAACAATAGTAACGTAAATGGTATTAGTGCtgttttaaaaaggaaaaaacaaaacgcCGTTTATCCACAAATCGGACATTTCTTTTGCAACATACAGGAAAGAAAAGCCATCCTTAGTCCAGACGGGGACAAAGACAAAGATCcccttttaataaatttattggacGAAGGTCAAGATATTGTATCTAACCTGAGGCACTTAAGCCTCACTCCTCAGGTTTGCTATCGTGATTCCGAGCCCATCAATTTATACCATAAAGTAGGTCACGGTACTTTAGATATGTACGTTTTAAGTCCTGCCAAAGACTCCAAAGAAGTCAGAGAGTTCCTACAGAAATGGAACAAtaatgaccaaaaattatttgccaATCCAAAAGTAAACAAAGATTTTGTCTTTCCTCTTCAAAATCTCGTCTCGATTTGCGCCCTTCTAGTCTGGCAACCAGCTAATCCAGAAGACACAATCACCAGAATCCTATTCCCCGGCAGTAGCCCACAAAACAAAATCTTCGAAGGTCTAGACCGCCTCAAGAGCttagaatttattaaacatcCAGTGTGTTCAGAAAAATCCCTCGCTCCAACATCCATCATCAAGACCAAACAATCCATGATTGAAAGAATCATCCAATCGGAAAAACCCGAAAAGAAAATACCAGTCGATAACAAGAAACCCCCAAAACCAGACAACATCGACTCCGAACTGAAAAACGGAGAAATAAACGGAGTAGCACCCGAAAAAGGCCAACCCGTCAAAAAGTCAGACTCCACAGAGAGCGACAAAAGTAtcacgaaaacaaaaaaaatcatcgaaaATGGAGACAAGCCCAAGCCCAAACCCAAAACCGAACTCAAACCCAAAGCTCGGAGCGAATCGCaacaaagaaaaatcaaaaacgtgGAGAAGAAACCATCACCAACAACTCCCAAAAAGCAAGTCAACGGAGAACCCAAACCTAAACCCAAAGCTTCCCCCACTGCCACTCCCGCGAAAAGCGCCAAAGACGAAAATAACCGGAAAGTGGTAGAATCCAAAATTAAATCAGCACCGAAACGAGAACCGCCGCCAAAACCACCCGTCGAGAAAAAAGAACCCAAAACTGAACGCAAACCGATCTCCAGACGGCCAAAGGACATCTCCAAATTATCGGCAAGTCCGCAGAAAAAAGTTAACGGTGTGCAAAAACCTGACAGTATATCAAGGAAAGGCAAACTGGACAAGGAAGGAACCACAGACTCCAGTACTGTTAGTACTCCGTCCGCGGATCAGGACAGCATTCTCAAAAAAGACATATCAAAGCTGACCACAGACGAACTCCAGAATCTCAAAGCACAAGAACTAGCCGACTTGCAAGAAGAACAAGAAGCGGTGAAGGAAATTGAAGCAGTGTTTCGGAAAAGCGAGCTGCAGGAAGAAAAATCGTCAGATTTTCGCAAAGTCAAAGATATATCTCTTGATGATAAGTTAGAAAGTGAGGAGTATTTGATAATTGAAAAGACTGAAATTGTACCGGAAGTAGCCGACGCAAACAAGGAGGAAGAAACTCAGAAAATTGCCCGTGACAGTGAAGAATCGGAGAAGCAGAGGAGTGGTGAAAAGGACGTCGAGATCGAGGAGAAACGAACTGAGATTCAGGACGAAGTCCAAAAAATCATCACGTCTGCTAGTGATATCGTCAAGGCGAAGGAAGAAACTATTGAGGCTTCGAAAGAAGCGTCTGTTACTAGTCCCGAGGATAAAATTGACGTTTCCACTGATAAGAAAGACAatgataatgaaaataaagaaGTTGCTCAAGAATCGCAACCTGACGAGAAAGGCTCAGCTAATATCGAGTCCGGGGCGACTACAACCGCACCCACGTTACCCGAAGATGAAAGAATGCCACTCGATGAAATTAAGGAAGATAACGGCGATCAGATAATTGAAGAAAAGCACGTAAAAGAAGATACTAAGGAAAAAGATGTTCCTGAGATAAAACTACCGCCGAAAACGCTCGATTCGGCCCCAAAATTGCCACCAGTTGTTGGAATTCGATTGGACAAACAGTCTCACATTCGAGATATTGTTAAAACACCAGACGAAGTCGCTGATTTACCTGTCCATGAAGAAGTTGAGTTTGATCATTTTGATGAGTACGGAGCGGATGGTAAACAAGACAGTGATGAAgggaagaaagaagaaaaggACGGTAAACCTGACTCCGAAAAGAAAGTTGAAGATGACAAAAAGACAAACGAGGCTGTAGATAAAGAAAAGACTGACgtagataataaaaaagaagccGAAACTAAAGATGATAAAGCAAATGTGATATCGGAAGACTTAAATAAGAAGGAATTATCGAAATCTCCGGACGAAGAAAAGGATACGGATGAACATGAATTGGAGCAGAAGAAAGaggaagaaaaagaaaaggtACCACCACCTGTTGTCACAGAAGTGAAGAaagacgaaaaaattaaaaaagaagaaaaacctgttgaaaataaaaaacagcttGATAAACGAAAAGATGAGACAAAACCCGAAGAAAAGGATGAATTACAGAAACTTCCTGAAGTCCCCAAACACGACGTTGTTGTTGATAAACCCAGTGAgaaggaaaaattaaaagaagacGTAACAACAATTCACAAAATTGACGAAAAACTTCAACAACTCAAAAGTGACGCTGTCGAAACTGTTGAGACAGAAGTTAAgaaaacagaagaaaaaattgttcaacCCGCAAAAGAAGAAGTCCAAACTGTCAAAGAAGACgtaaaaatgattgaaaaacttGATGAGAAACTCCAAAAACTCAAAGACGAAGTGGAAGAACAACACATTAAGGCAGTTAGTGAAGTTATCACCCATACAGTCGAGGAGCCACAACACGCAGAGCCCGTGATTATAACAACTGATTCCTTGCCAGAATCGCCAATGACTGAGGATCATAAAATACTTGAGGACAAGTTGGCTTTAGGCCAAAAATCGCCCAAAGAGCGAGAAGAAGACGTTGCAAAAATAGTTGCCAGCGTTGCAGAAGTTTTAAAATCCGATGCGCCCTTAGAGGAGTTTGAGGGAAAAATTCCCTTCACTATACCCTACAAGACTTACACTACAGAATTACGAGAAACTCACATAACGACTGTTGAATCTCCCGTCACCGATGAAgccaaaacaataaaatccgAACCGATTTGTCCAAAAACTAGCAGTAGTTATTTCATTGAAGAGGAAAGAAAAATTGCTCCAATTCATGAAGAACAAGAAATTCAGGAAACCAAAGTTAGTAAAATGATTAAAGATTCGAACGAATTAATGGAGGCTACCTCGAAAATCATTTCCGATATTAAACAAGCCCAACCAAAAGATGAAGAAATTAAAGAAGAGCAGGACGCTGATGCTGGCACCGTTCATAGAATGTTGGTAACAGCTTCCAGTGAAGATGGAGGTGAAGAAATTGAAATTTGTCCGCCTGGCACTATTACGTTTTCGAGAAGTTCGGAAAGTTCAGGTCGTTCTTCGCCCGACGTTCAGTCGCAAAAACAGTCGCAAAAATCGTCGATTGCTGATACTTTTTCGGACGGAACGGTTATCATAAAATCAGTGCAAGACGCGAATAAACTTATCAAAGATGAGATTAAAGATATTAAAGACTTTCAGTCTGTGATCGATAAGCCTGATAATGGCAGTGATAGTAAAGACGTAGTAGTAGATAAAACCAAAGATGAACCAATAACGGAAAAGAAAGAAACAAAATTAGACGAAAAAGTTGAACAGACCGTAACAAAAAGTGAGACCGATGTTTTAGAAAGCACAAAACAAGCACATGAATCCATTGAAACTAAACCAAAGGAAGTACCTGAAGAAAAAGCAACAGAAAAGAATGAAATACTCGATATTAAAGAAAATGCTACTCAAGAAATTCTTGGGAAAGACGAtattaaaaatgatattaCTAAAATCGAAGACTCCAAAATAAAACCGAATGATGAAAAAGACAAATTGGAGGAAAGtgcgaaaattttaaaagaagaaattaaagaagtgGCGGAAGAAATTAAACACGAGGCAGACAAGGCATACGATACTGCtgcagaaaaaatcaaaactgttAAGGAAGACGTTGAATCTAAAGTAGAAAATGTAGTAAAGGAAGTGGAAGAGACAAAATCATTTCTTGGGGGAATTATTGGTGATATTGGCAAAAGTCTAGTAAATGATGCAACCAAAGTTATTGATACCATCCATAAAGAAATAGACGATGTTAAAGACAGTACTAAAACAAAAGTCGAAGAAATGAAAGAAGATTTAACAACGAAAAAAGACGCAGTTGAACACGTGGTCAAAGACATTAAAGAAACAACAGCAAAAGAGACTGTTGGTGTTTTAGAAACTGCGAAAGACGAAGCTAAAGTTGTAGAAGAAAAACTTGTCGAAAAGAAGAAAGAGTTACTCGAGGCTGCAAAAGATCTTGAAGATGCAATCGTTCAAAACGCTGGGGATGTGGTAGAAAAGagtaaaacagaaattaaagaaaccaAAGAATCAGTTGAAGGGAAAATCCAGGACGTGAAAGAAACTTTAATCGAGCAAAAAGCAACCGCTATTGGTGTAATTAGTGATGTGGAAgcgaaaatttcaaaagaCGTAGAAGCCAAAGTTTCTGAAGCAAAGAAAGAACTTGAAGACGTGAAAGATAAAGTGAGTGCTGAGATTAAAGAAGTTAGTAAACAAGCTGAACAAAAAACTGAATCTGTGAAACAAGAAATAGAAGAAGCTAAAACCGAAACGAAAGAACTGATTGAtgaaagtaaaaaagttttagAAGAAACTAAAGATAAAATTGCTGCAAAGGCAGAGTCACAGATTAAGGACCTTGAAACCAAAGTCGAATCAGTACTGAATGATCTTGAAACGAAACAAgatgaaattaaagaaaatcttGCAGAAACGAAGAAGGAGGTTGAGGAAACATTTGCAGAGAAAAAGGACACAGTGATGGGAAAATTGGAGCAACTTGATAAAGATATTACTAAAGTAGGAACTGATTTGAAAGATACTGTCTGTACCGTGAGTGAAGCTCCCTTCGCTGCTGCGTCGGACAAAAaggaagaaaataaatatgatttataCAACGGTCTTGAAAGTGTTGAAAAAATGGTCGTTGACGTGTTGACAGCTGACCGAGAGAAACCATCAACAGACGACAAACAAGGCGAAAGTATAGCACACAAAATCGAGAGCGAAATTGAGTcaattgttgaaaaaggagTTTCAGAAGTAAAGGAGTTTGTTGAAGAAACGAAAGAAGCTGTAACATCGATTTTCAAGCACGATTCCGAAGAAAAAGAGGAAGTTTTAGAGAAGGCAGCTGGTGACATTGAAAGGAAATACGAAGTGGTTGCAGATATGGCAAAATcggtaatttttgaaaagtgtgaTAAAACTCCCGAAGAAGAGCATCAAAAGCAAGaagaatttttggaaaaagctGCTAAAAATATCGAGGATGAATTCAAAACTGTTAGTGATATGTCACAATCCATcgtgtttgaaaaatacaagCCTTTGAATGAGGAAGAAAGGGAGGAAAAGATCTTGGAAAAGGCAGCGAAAGGGATTGAAGAGGATTACAACGCTGTGACAGATATGGCGCAGTCCATTGTGTTTGAAAAGTACCAACCACTGACTGAAGAAGCAAGAGAAGAGAAGGTGTTGGAGAAAGTAGCCCATGATATAGAAGACAATTTCAGTAAAGTATCGCAAATGTCCCAATCggttgtttttgaaaaatgcgaACCTTCTTCAAAAGATGAGAAAGAGTCGAAGTCGGATAAACAAGATGATAAGAAAGCTAGTGAAGAAACGACAAAATTATCCGGGAAAGTTTCCCCCGCATTATCCAAAGAGAGTTCAGGAAAGTCAACGCCCGATGTTAAACATAGCGAATTAATGAAAGCCGATCAAGAGTCAAAGTCGGATAAGACAGAAGGCGAAAAAATCGTGCAGCAAGAAAACCAACTTTCCGGGAAAGCTTCCCCTGCACTGTCGTCAGATTTAGCCAAAGAGAGTTCAGGAAAGTCAACTCCTGATATCAAAGATAGCCAACCAATGAAAACCGATCAAGAGAAACAAGTTTCCGGAAAAGCTTCCCCTGCACTTTCATCAGACTTAGCCAAAGAAAGTTCGGGAAAGTCGACTCCAGATATTAAAGACAGCGAACTTATGAAAGTCGACCACGACTCATTATTATCGGGAAAATCATCTCCAGGTTTGTCTGGAAAATCGTCACCGGTGTTGTCGGGAGGACTTTCGCCTGGAAGAGCCGAAAGCAAGGACTCTTTATTGTCAGGAAAATCAACACCTGAACAGATGAAACCGGTTGATAAAGAATTATCGGGGAAATCATCACCGGCTTTGACAACAGATGGAAAAGATAAGCTTGAGAAGACCACAATCTCAACGGCAGGATCTGGAAAGTCGTCTcctgaaacaaaaattgaagaaaaggCAAAAGAGCCAGAATTGAAAGATgttgaaaagaaaattaagGAGGAAAAAACTGATTTGAAGATTGCCGAAGAAGCGAAAAGCTCAAACATTCCAGAGAAAAAGACTGAAACTGAAAAAGATCAAAAGCTTGAACCCGAACTCAAGACAACTTTGGGAGTGCAAGAAACTGAAAAGAAGGCATCTGTGTCAGATATTCAGATAACTTTGAAGGCTTCTGAAGAAAGTTCATCTGAGAAAATTTCCGACGTGTCTAAAACAGACAGTCCTGAAGACCCTAAACAACCAGACGACAAAACAGAGAATAAAGATGTCGACAGTATTGATTCAGGAATTGGGACCGATGTTGATGGTAAATCAAAGAAAACAGAAGAAGTCCCTAAACCCATTGAACCAAAAACCACAGAAAGTCcctcaaaaacaacaaaagaaGAAAGTATAGCTGGACCTTCGACAACTTCTCTCACTCCGGCCAAAACCTCCACAGAAGAATTGCATCTTAGCGGCAAGTCGACGCCCGATATAGCCGAAGTCGAACGAATGAAAGAAATACAAGAAACTCTGAAACACGAAAAACATATCCCTGGTAGCTCTACTCCACCCACAGTGCCTGTTAGTCCCAATGTAAAAGAAATATCACCCCAGCCGGAAGCAACCAAAACTCCAATTAAATCTTCAATAACCCAAATTAAAGACAGCGAACTTAGAAGCTGTACCCCTGGAAGCGACGATTTCGAAATCGGCGCTTCCACTTACAGCGACATTTCTTCAGGTCAGGTCTCGCGAGCCCCAAATTTGCTAGAAAGCGAGCGAATTGAAAGCGACGAAGACGACGATGTCCCAGGCTCGCCCATGAGCGTCACTTCCCAAGTGGCCCACTCAAGGTCTTCATCTAGGTACGACTTTGAAGACGAGAGAATAGGGACTAAACTGGACCCCATGAACACCTCCTTCTACGGCGCTCTCCCAGATGAGAACGAACCAGAGTTAGAATTTGAAAAGGCAATGGTGGAACACCGCCAGACGCGTGGCGAGGATTTGGTCGGCGAGGATTCTTCGAGTTATTTATACGAAATAACCAAAGCGAAATTTTCGAGCACTCCTGAACCACAAACCCAAACCCAACTGGACCAGATTAACAAAAATGGAGCTAGCGATGTGATGACCGCAAGTTTTATGGGGGATTTACCGAGCGAAAGCAAGAAAGACGCGTTTGATTCCTGGGGGAAGCCCCTAGGGCTGCCTAGCCCAGCACCGCCGAACGACAACAGGGGAACCCCCAAGAAAGAGCGCAAATTGCCGCTGAACGTGTCGGCGAAAAATAAACTCAACGATGATAAAAAACGGTCAGAGTCGCCGTCTAAATACCgaaataagaaatttaatcCTGTTTATGTTGATTTGACTTATGTGCCGCATCATGGAAATGCTTATTATTCCTATGTTGACTTTTTCAAGCGTGTGAGAGCGAGGTATTATGTGTTTTCGGGGATCGAGCCCAGTAGAGAGGTTTATAACGCGCTTTTGGAAGCTAAGCAAACTTGGGAGGATAAGGAATTAG aagTAACGATCATCCCGACTTATGATACGGATATTCTGGGGTACTGGGTGGCCGAAAACGAGGAACTCTTGACTAAGTACAAGATAGATCTTTCACCTTCGGCTAGCCGCTGCACGATAAACTTACAAGACCACGAAACATCCTGCTCTGCTTATCGTTTGGAGTTCTAA